In Carya illinoinensis cultivar Pawnee chromosome 7, C.illinoinensisPawnee_v1, whole genome shotgun sequence, the following are encoded in one genomic region:
- the LOC122315058 gene encoding probable mannitol dehydrogenase isoform X2, translated as MSKASSSATAEEKEEPIIKVYGWAARDSSGILSPFHFSRRINGDNDITIKIIYCGICHTDLALLKDESGITNYPIVPGHEIVGEVTKVGSSVKKFKIGDKAGVGCMVGSCGSCNNCKQDLENYCPKMIWTYIGYNHQDGLKTFGITIYSPMMHFGLNNPDQHLGVVGLGGLGHVAVKFAKALGMKVTVISSSPNKHKEALERLGADHFLVTSHEDQKQLLQAAMGTMDGILDTVSAPHPLLPLVNLLKTDGKLILLGAPSQPPELPHIPLMIGRKIVGGSAIGGMKETQEMMNFAAKHQITADVEVIPMDYVNTAMERLAKGDVKYRFVIDVANTLNPDPLS; from the exons atgtctaaAGCATCATCATCAGCAACagcagaagaaaaagaagaaccaaTCATCAAGGTGTATGGCTGGGCAGCAAGAGATTCCTCTGGAATTCTCTCCCCCTTTCACTTCTCTAGGAG GATTAATGGTGATAACGACATCACCATAAAGATAATCTATTGTGGAATTTGCCACACAGACCTTGCCCTCCTTAAAGATGAGTCAGGAATCACCAACTATCCAATTGTCCCCGG GCATGAGATTGTAGGTGAAGTGACAAAGGTTGGGAGCagtgtaaaaaaattcaaaataggaGATAAAGCAGGCGTGGGGTGCATGGTGGGATCATGCGGTTCATGCAACAATTGCAAACAGGACTTAGAAAATTATTGCCCCAAAATGATATGGACCTACATTGGGTACAATCACCAAGATGGCTTGAAAACATTTG GAATCACAATTTACAGCCCCATGATGCACTTTGGACTCAACAACCCCGATCAGCATTTAGGGGTGGTGGGGCTGGGTGGCCTGGGTCATGTGGCCGTGAAATTTGCCAAAGCTTTAGGAATGAAGGTCACTGTAATAAGCAGCTCCCCAAACAAGCACAAGGAAGCATTGGAACGCCTCGGTGCTGATCACTTTTTGGTCACGAGTCATGAGGACCAAAAGCAACTATTGCAG GCTGCTATGGGCACAATGGACGGTATCCTCGACACTGTTTCAGCCCCTCACCCTCTCCTGCCATTGGTTAATTTGTTGAAGACCGATGGAAAACTAATATTGCTTGGTGCTCCAAGTCAGCCTCCTGAGCTACCACATATTCCATTAATGATTG GTAGAAAAATTGTTGGGGGTAGCGCAATTGGGGGAATGAAAGAAACCCAAGAGATGATGAATTTTGCAGCAAAGCACCAGATCACGGCAGATGTCGAAGTTATTCCTATGGACTACGTTAATACTGCCATGGAAAGACTTGCCAAAGGAGATGTCAAGTACAGGTTTGTCATTGATGTGGCTAACACATTAAATCCTGATCCGCTTTCATGA
- the LOC122315058 gene encoding probable mannitol dehydrogenase isoform X1, translating to MSKASSSATAEEKEEPIIKVYGWAARDSSGILSPFHFSRRINGDNDITIKIIYCGICHTDLALLKDESGITNYPIVPGHEIVGEVTKVGSSVKKFKIGDKAGVGCMVGSCGSCNNCKQDLENYCPKMIWTYIGYNHQDGLKTFGGYSDKFVVDEHFAVLVPNNLQLDGAAPLLCAGITIYSPMMHFGLNNPDQHLGVVGLGGLGHVAVKFAKALGMKVTVISSSPNKHKEALERLGADHFLVTSHEDQKQLLQAAMGTMDGILDTVSAPHPLLPLVNLLKTDGKLILLGAPSQPPELPHIPLMIGRKIVGGSAIGGMKETQEMMNFAAKHQITADVEVIPMDYVNTAMERLAKGDVKYRFVIDVANTLNPDPLS from the exons atgtctaaAGCATCATCATCAGCAACagcagaagaaaaagaagaaccaaTCATCAAGGTGTATGGCTGGGCAGCAAGAGATTCCTCTGGAATTCTCTCCCCCTTTCACTTCTCTAGGAG GATTAATGGTGATAACGACATCACCATAAAGATAATCTATTGTGGAATTTGCCACACAGACCTTGCCCTCCTTAAAGATGAGTCAGGAATCACCAACTATCCAATTGTCCCCGG GCATGAGATTGTAGGTGAAGTGACAAAGGTTGGGAGCagtgtaaaaaaattcaaaataggaGATAAAGCAGGCGTGGGGTGCATGGTGGGATCATGCGGTTCATGCAACAATTGCAAACAGGACTTAGAAAATTATTGCCCCAAAATGATATGGACCTACATTGGGTACAATCACCAAGATGGCTTGAAAACATTTGGTGGGTATTCAGATAAGTTTGTTGTGGATGAGCATTTTGCAGTGTTAGTCCCAAATAATCTACAACTGGACGGAGCTGCCCCACTACTCTGTGCAGGAATCACAATTTACAGCCCCATGATGCACTTTGGACTCAACAACCCCGATCAGCATTTAGGGGTGGTGGGGCTGGGTGGCCTGGGTCATGTGGCCGTGAAATTTGCCAAAGCTTTAGGAATGAAGGTCACTGTAATAAGCAGCTCCCCAAACAAGCACAAGGAAGCATTGGAACGCCTCGGTGCTGATCACTTTTTGGTCACGAGTCATGAGGACCAAAAGCAACTATTGCAG GCTGCTATGGGCACAATGGACGGTATCCTCGACACTGTTTCAGCCCCTCACCCTCTCCTGCCATTGGTTAATTTGTTGAAGACCGATGGAAAACTAATATTGCTTGGTGCTCCAAGTCAGCCTCCTGAGCTACCACATATTCCATTAATGATTG GTAGAAAAATTGTTGGGGGTAGCGCAATTGGGGGAATGAAAGAAACCCAAGAGATGATGAATTTTGCAGCAAAGCACCAGATCACGGCAGATGTCGAAGTTATTCCTATGGACTACGTTAATACTGCCATGGAAAGACTTGCCAAAGGAGATGTCAAGTACAGGTTTGTCATTGATGTGGCTAACACATTAAATCCTGATCCGCTTTCATGA